The sequence CTTCCAGTAGAGAGCGTTGGGCAGGAGCTTGTGGTCGGGATGTTTCGCTGCGAAGGCCGAAAGCACCTCGCGCCCCTTCTTCGGGTTCCCCCCCTTCACCTGTCCGACGGCGTACTCGTACATCTCCTCCGGGCTCTTCCAATCCGTCGCCGCTTCCGCGGGCGCGCTGGCCGCCGCGGGAGCGGCGGCCAGCTTCCCGATCTTCTCCTCGAGGGCGGCCACCCGCCGCTCGACCTCCTTCACCCGCTCCGCGTTCCCGCGGATCTCCTGCACCGCGCGCTCCTGCTCGTTCAGCCGCGCGGCCTGCTTCTGCGATTCCAGCCGCGCCTCGTCCTGGCGGGACGAGACGGCGAGGAGGTCGGACTTCACCCGGTCGAAGTCGCTGTTCAGGTCCGCGTACCCCTTCCGAAGCGACTGCACCTCGCCGGACCCGGGGGTCTCCGCCGGGGCGACGGAGACGGGAGGCGGCGCCGCCGCCCGCATCGCCGCCATGTCCTTCCGGAGCGTCACCATCTCGTCCTGGAGCCGCTGGAACGAGCCGGTGTCGGCGACGGCGCAGCCGGCCGCCGAAGCGGCGATGCCGGCGAGAATCAGGAGCGCGACCGCGTTGCGCAGGCCCATCGTCACCTCACTTCAGGACGAAATGCGCGCGGCGATTCTTCGACCACGCGTCCTCGGAGTGTCCGGGATCCAGCGGGCGCTCCTTTCCGAAGCTGACCGTGGACAGCGCCCCCTTGGCGACTCCGAGCGAAGCGAGGTACCCCTTCACGGCGGCGGCGCGCCGCTCGCCGAGCGCCAGGTTGTATTCGGCCGTCCCCCGCTCGTCGCAATGCCCCTCGATCAGGACCTTCGCCTGCGGGTTCTTCTTCATGAATCCGGCGACCTCCTGGGAGGTCTTCTTTCCGTCGTCGAGGAGGATCGCCTTGTCGAAGTCGAACCGGATGTCGGCGAACCGGGACGCCTTCTCCTCGGTGACCGCGGCGCCGGCCGCGGCTTCCGCCGCCTTCGCGGTCATGACGGGCGACGCGGACGCGTCGGACGCCTTCGATTCCTTCACGGGGCTTTCCTTCACCTCACCGGCGCCGGAACCGGCGGGGGCGGCCGCTGCAGGCCCGGACGCGTCCCCGCCCGCGCCGTCGGACTTCACCGTCTGCTTCTTGGAGCATCCCGTGGCGACGACCACCGCCAGGAACAGGGCCAGGGCGACCCGCTTCCACGAAAACGTACCGTCCATTCTCCCCCCCCCTTTTTTTCCGGGTGCGGCCGGGGCTTCCCGTCCTTCCGGAGGCTACCTTCCGGGGGACCAGGATGGAGAACCCACGTCTCCGAGGCCGGAAACCAGGGTCCGTTCGCGCCGACCGTCCGTTGAAATGATTTTGAGCTCAGAATATCCCCTTTTCCGGTACGTGTAAACCAGGTACCTCCCGTCGGGGGAAAAGGAAGGATCCTCGCAGTCCGCCCCCGCGACGAAGGCCACCTGGCGGACGTCGCTGCCGTCCGGCGCGGCCGTGAAAATGGCGAACCGCCCCTCGGAGCGCGCGGTGAAGGCGATCCGGTTCCCCGCCGGGGACCAGGACGGCGAGGTGGCGTACCCCGACCCGTGCGAGATGCGCACCTCTTCCGCGGATCCGAGGGTCTTCACGTAGACCTGGGGCGACCCGCCCCGGTCCGACACGAACGCGATCCGCCGGCCGTCCGGAGAAACCGCCGGCGAAACCTCGAGACCCCACCCCTGGACCACCTTCTCCGGCTGGCCGCGGACCACCCGCGTGCGGTGGATGTCGGAGTTCCCTTCCATGCTCACCGAATAGTAGAGCCACTCCCCGTCGGGCGAGAAGCCCCCGGGTGCCTTCGACTCGCCGTACCGGACGATCTCCTTCTCCGACCCGGTGGACGGGTTCCGGAGATAGATCACCGGAACGCCGGTGCGGAACGACGTGTAGGCGAGCCACTGCCCGTCCGGAGACCACCGGGGGAACAGGTTGAAGCTCCGGTTGTCGGTCACCTTCCGGAGTTCCTTCCCGTCCATCCCCACGATGTAGAGTTCCTTCCCCCTCCCCTGCCGCGCCGTGAAGGCGACCTCGGTGCCGAATACGCCGCGCGCGCCGGTGAAGGCGTAGACGATCTCGTTTGCGAACCGGTGGGCGATGGAGGAAAGCTGCTTCGGGGTGCCCGAATACCGTTTCCCCGCCATCAGCGTACCCTGGGTGGCGTCGTAGAGCCGCATCTCGACGGTGAATTGACCGTCCCTCTCCTCCGCCTTCCCGATGACGACCGCTTCCGCCCCGACCACCTTCCACGCGGGAAACGACAGCGGCGTCCCGGCGAAGTGGGCCGGCGTGACCGGCTCCAGGTGCCCGGTGCGTGGGACGATGTCGAACAGGTCGGTCAAGGCGAGGTCCGCCTCGATGATCTTCGGGATCGCGCCGGGGAGGGAACGGTCGCCGGCGGACGTCACCATCTCCGCCACCGCGATCGGCATCCGCTTCCCGCCCGGCGCGTTGATGTCGATGTACAGAACCGGAAACGCCGCGGCGGGGAACAGCGCCAGCGCGAGGATCCCCGCGACGGCCGCCCCAACGATCGATCGTCTCACCCCGCCCCCCCCGCGCCGTGGAATCGGAACCCCACCTCGTAATGATCCTCCCCGCCCCGCAACTGTTCCGGGGGAACGGGCAGCGGGCTCGCCTTCCGGATGGCGCGCCGCACCGATTCGTCGAAGTAGACGTTCCCGGATCCCTTTTCGATGCGCGCGTCGGACACCTTGCCGTCCTTCTCGATGACGATCCGCATCTCCACCATCAGCTTCCCCGCATTGCGGACCAGGGCCTCCGGGAGCACCCAGTTTCCGCGCACGCTCTCCTCGAGCTTCCGGAAATATTCCCTAAGCTCCGCCGACAGCCGCACGGTGCCCTGGGCGCCGCCTCCGAACGCGCCCGCCGCGGAGGGGGATTTCGGGG is a genomic window of Deltaproteobacteria bacterium containing:
- the ybgF gene encoding tol-pal system protein YbgF, producing MGLRNAVALLILAGIAASAAGCAVADTGSFQRLQDEMVTLRKDMAAMRAAAPPPVSVAPAETPGSGEVQSLRKGYADLNSDFDRVKSDLLAVSSRQDEARLESQKQAARLNEQERAVQEIRGNAERVKEVERRVAALEEKIGKLAAAPAAASAPAEAATDWKSPEEMYEYAVGQVKGGNPKKGREVLSAFAAKHPDHKLLPNALYWKGEAFYAEKDFENAILSFQDVVDRFPAGDKAPDAMFKQGLSFLSLNDRKNAMILLELVQTKYPKSKSAEMAKKKLAEIR
- the pal gene encoding peptidoglycan-associated lipoprotein Pal, which encodes MDGTFSWKRVALALFLAVVVATGCSKKQTVKSDGAGGDASGPAAAAPAGSGAGEVKESPVKESKASDASASPVMTAKAAEAAAGAAVTEEKASRFADIRFDFDKAILLDDGKKTSQEVAGFMKKNPQAKVLIEGHCDERGTAEYNLALGERRAAAVKGYLASLGVAKGALSTVSFGKERPLDPGHSEDAWSKNRRAHFVLK
- the tolB gene encoding Tol-Pal system beta propeller repeat protein TolB produces the protein MRRSIVGAAVAGILALALFPAAAFPVLYIDINAPGGKRMPIAVAEMVTSAGDRSLPGAIPKIIEADLALTDLFDIVPRTGHLEPVTPAHFAGTPLSFPAWKVVGAEAVVIGKAEERDGQFTVEMRLYDATQGTLMAGKRYSGTPKQLSSIAHRFANEIVYAFTGARGVFGTEVAFTARQGRGKELYIVGMDGKELRKVTDNRSFNLFPRWSPDGQWLAYTSFRTGVPVIYLRNPSTGSEKEIVRYGESKAPGGFSPDGEWLYYSVSMEGNSDIHRTRVVRGQPEKVVQGWGLEVSPAVSPDGRRIAFVSDRGGSPQVYVKTLGSAEEVRISHGSGYATSPSWSPAGNRIAFTARSEGRFAIFTAAPDGSDVRQVAFVAGADCEDPSFSPDGRYLVYTYRKRGYSELKIISTDGRRERTLVSGLGDVGSPSWSPGR